From Chloroflexota bacterium, the proteins below share one genomic window:
- a CDS encoding YaeQ family protein: MALSATIYTINVDLANVDRNVYEQLELRVARQPSESAEYMLMRILAYCLEYSDGIAFTQGVAAGDEPAVWIRDLTGQVTGWFEVGAPDAERLHRGSKRAGRAAVYTHRDVAQVLGNFSGKTIFQAEQIPVYAFDRRFIENVANLIERRCDLGISLTEQQLYIEIAGQSLNSQIEEHRISN, encoded by the coding sequence ATGGCGCTTAGTGCAACGATTTACACGATTAATGTTGATTTAGCCAATGTTGATCGCAATGTTTATGAGCAATTAGAACTGCGAGTAGCCCGCCAACCATCTGAATCAGCCGAATATATGTTGATGCGAATTTTGGCTTATTGCTTAGAATACAGCGATGGCATCGCCTTCACCCAAGGCGTAGCGGCTGGCGACGAACCAGCGGTGTGGATTCGCGATTTGACTGGGCAAGTGACTGGCTGGTTTGAGGTTGGTGCGCCTGATGCCGAGCGCTTGCATCGTGGCAGCAAACGTGCCGGACGAGCGGCGGTATACACCCATCGCGATGTAGCCCAAGTGCTGGGCAATTTCAGCGGCAAAACCATCTTTCAAGCCGAGCAAATTCCAGTCTATGCCTTTGATCGGCGTTTTATTGAAAACGTTGCCAACCTGATCGAACGGCGCTGCGATTTAGGAATTTCGCTGACCGAGCAACAACTTTATATTGAAATAGCTGGACAAAGCCTGAACAGCCAAATTGAGGAACATCGGATTAGCAACTAG
- a CDS encoding ATP-binding protein has protein sequence MSNPQHMAPSGDEERVIELHLPSRLGYEKVAMDTASAMAKRMGFSHDRVESLRTAVSEAVTNAIEHGNQHDSAMKVVVVFTGSDDGLIVDVADQGRKLLDHTITERTPDIHQVLHSDDKGGWGIWLIKELMDEVQFSVAPSGGNKLRMVIHLDR, from the coding sequence ATGTCCAATCCACAACACATGGCCCCTAGTGGCGATGAAGAACGGGTGATTGAACTCCACTTGCCAAGTCGGCTGGGGTACGAGAAAGTCGCCATGGATACCGCCAGTGCGATGGCGAAACGGATGGGCTTCTCTCATGATCGCGTTGAATCGCTCCGCACTGCGGTCAGCGAAGCAGTGACGAATGCAATTGAACATGGCAATCAACACGATTCAGCAATGAAAGTCGTGGTGGTCTTTACTGGCAGCGATGACGGGTTGATTGTTGATGTGGCTGATCAAGGGCGCAAGCTGCTTGATCATACCATCACTGAGCGTACACCCGACATCCACCAAGTATTGCATAGCGACGATAAAGGTGGTTGGGGAATCTGGTTAATTAAAGAACTGATGGATGAAGTCCAGTTTTCGGTCGCTCCATCAGGTGGCAATAAATTACGGATGGTTATCCACCTAGATCGTTGA
- a CDS encoding ATP-binding protein, giving the protein MAQTQATIELIFPSQLGYEKIAREAIGTLARNMGFDPERVEDLRTALSEACINAIEHGNQRQVQRRIHITCTISRNRLVLVISDEGLRFHPSQEIEAATIEQKLAGLASARGMGLMLIEQLVDECGFLPSRPGQGNRFRLAMYNPPRRHGSASA; this is encoded by the coding sequence ATGGCGCAAACCCAAGCCACCATCGAACTGATATTTCCCAGCCAGCTTGGCTATGAAAAAATCGCCCGTGAAGCAATTGGTACGCTCGCACGGAATATGGGGTTTGACCCAGAGCGCGTTGAGGATTTACGCACGGCACTAAGCGAGGCCTGTATCAACGCCATCGAGCATGGCAATCAGCGCCAAGTCCAACGCCGAATTCATATCACCTGCACGATTTCTCGCAATCGGCTGGTGCTGGTTATTAGCGATGAAGGTCTTCGTTTTCACCCCTCCCAAGAGATCGAAGCAGCAACCATCGAGCAAAAACTTGCTGGGCTGGCATCGGCGCGAGGGATGGGCTTAATGCTCATTGAACAGCTTGTTGATGAGTGCGGCTTTCTACCGTCGCGTCCCGGACAAGGTAATCGTTTTCGATTAGCAATGTATAATCCACCACGACGGCATGGATCAGCCTCAGCCTAG
- a CDS encoding STAS domain-containing protein: protein MIDDELKVTTRQRDGIWIIDLEGDVTTFAEEAITGAYEGVTKEGAKYIIINSRQSDYINSAGIAILIGVVTEVNRQAQKLAISGLSPHFQKIFRMVGLAQYADIFATEEEAIAAMQRHQQAAVESAQ from the coding sequence ATGATTGACGATGAATTGAAAGTTACGACCCGTCAACGCGACGGGATTTGGATTATTGACCTCGAAGGTGATGTAACCACATTTGCCGAAGAGGCCATTACGGGGGCATACGAAGGCGTTACCAAAGAGGGCGCTAAGTATATTATTATCAACTCGCGCCAAAGCGATTATATCAACAGCGCGGGGATTGCTATTTTAATCGGGGTTGTAACTGAGGTCAATCGTCAAGCTCAAAAGCTGGCAATTAGCGGCCTTAGCCCGCACTTCCAAAAGATTTTCCGCATGGTCGGCCTCGCCCAATATGCCGATATCTTCGCCACCGAAGAGGAAGCTATCGCGGCCATGCAACGCCATCAACAAGCTGCCGTCGAATCGGCACAGTAA
- the lon gene encoding endopeptidase La, with the protein MSEVERTTTIPDEIAILPLLGTVAYPQTIMPLAIGQPESIRLIDDLMAGQRIVGLMALKNEDERPSPVQPDDFYQLGSAAVVHKLMKLPDGTLRVAMQVLERIEIVEIIQTEPYYRAKIRVVPDALAENEQLEVTALMRSIGTIASQIAPLIPQFPTELLNSVLSEEDPRRLAYLVASYARMSVTDRQAVLAEPSIKQKLLKLNEVLTRELNVLQIGQQIQSQVQDEMSKSQREYVLREQLKAIRKELGENNEQEVEVDRLAEQIEAAGMSTEAYQQAMRELDRLRQMPTAAAEYSVIRGYLETLIALPWQKRSDDTIDVAQATEVLDADHYGLDEIKERILDYLAVRELRRKRSPERDPGRGAILCFVGPPGVGKTSLGRSIAKAMNREFVRLSLGGVHDEAEIRGHRRTYIGAMPGSLIQAIRRSGVNNPVVLLDEIDKLSSDHRGDPTSAMLEVLDPAQNTNFRDHYLDVAWDLSPVMFIATANTLQTIPAPLRDRLEIIQLGSYTMREKYEIASRYLVPEQREQHSLAPNEVEIDHEALLVAIEEYTREAGVRNLEQQIGTLMRKAARQVALGSATPIVLDPAKTREYLGKRRYFSEIHERTDRPGIVTGLVWTPVGGDIIFIEATKMSGRGNFALSGQLGDVMKESARAALSWVRAEGEAYGIDPNFAQHYDLHVHVPAGAQPKDGPSAGIAMATALVSLLTGRVLRDDVAMTGEITLRGKVLPIGGVREKVLAAHRAGIRTIILPQRNLADLDEIPADVLAEVQFHGVEHVGQVIELALRAEASEAPVSVPESAVMPNLFQSDVEVLVH; encoded by the coding sequence ATGTCAGAAGTTGAACGAACGACCACGATTCCAGATGAAATCGCGATTTTGCCGTTATTGGGAACTGTCGCCTATCCCCAAACGATTATGCCATTGGCCATTGGTCAGCCTGAGTCGATCCGTTTGATTGACGATCTGATGGCTGGTCAAAGGATTGTGGGTTTGATGGCGTTGAAAAATGAAGATGAACGGCCTAGCCCTGTCCAGCCCGATGATTTTTATCAATTGGGCAGTGCTGCGGTTGTGCATAAATTAATGAAATTGCCCGATGGCACGCTGCGAGTGGCGATGCAGGTGCTTGAACGCATTGAGATTGTGGAAATTATTCAAACCGAACCCTATTATCGCGCCAAAATTCGGGTTGTGCCCGATGCACTGGCTGAGAACGAGCAGCTTGAAGTAACCGCGTTGATGCGTTCGATTGGCACGATTGCCAGCCAAATTGCCCCCTTGATTCCGCAATTTCCAACTGAATTGCTGAATTCGGTGTTGAGTGAAGAAGATCCACGGCGTTTGGCCTATTTGGTGGCTTCGTATGCCCGCATGAGCGTAACCGATCGTCAAGCGGTGCTGGCTGAACCAAGCATCAAGCAAAAATTGCTCAAATTGAACGAAGTGCTGACCCGCGAATTAAATGTGTTGCAAATTGGCCAGCAAATTCAATCGCAGGTGCAAGATGAAATGAGTAAATCGCAGCGCGAATATGTGTTGCGTGAACAACTCAAAGCAATTCGCAAGGAGTTGGGCGAAAATAATGAACAAGAGGTTGAGGTTGATCGTTTAGCCGAGCAAATTGAGGCGGCTGGCATGAGCACCGAGGCTTATCAGCAAGCCATGCGCGAGCTTGATCGGTTGCGCCAAATGCCGACGGCTGCTGCCGAATATAGCGTGATTCGCGGCTACTTGGAAACCCTGATTGCTTTGCCATGGCAAAAACGCAGCGACGACACGATTGATGTGGCGCAGGCTACCGAAGTTCTCGATGCTGATCATTATGGATTGGACGAAATCAAAGAGCGGATTTTGGATTATTTAGCGGTGCGCGAGCTACGCCGCAAACGCTCGCCGGAGCGTGATCCTGGGCGTGGGGCGATTCTCTGTTTCGTTGGCCCTCCAGGTGTGGGCAAAACCAGCCTTGGCCGCTCGATTGCCAAAGCCATGAATCGCGAGTTTGTGCGTTTGTCGTTGGGTGGGGTGCACGACGAGGCTGAAATTCGCGGCCATCGCCGCACCTACATCGGCGCAATGCCTGGCAGTTTGATCCAAGCGATTCGGCGGAGTGGCGTGAATAATCCGGTTGTTTTGCTCGACGAAATCGATAAATTGAGTTCAGATCATCGTGGCGACCCAACCTCGGCCATGCTTGAGGTGCTTGATCCAGCCCAAAATACCAATTTCCGCGATCATTATTTAGATGTGGCGTGGGATTTATCGCCGGTGATGTTTATTGCGACCGCCAATACCTTACAAACCATCCCAGCGCCATTACGCGATCGCTTGGAGATTATTCAGCTTGGTAGCTATACCATGCGTGAAAAGTATGAAATTGCCAGCCGTTATTTGGTGCCCGAACAACGTGAGCAACATAGCCTAGCGCCAAATGAGGTAGAAATTGATCATGAAGCCTTATTGGTGGCGATTGAAGAATACACTCGTGAAGCTGGAGTGCGGAACTTGGAGCAACAAATTGGCACATTGATGCGCAAGGCAGCCCGCCAAGTTGCGCTTGGTTCAGCTACACCAATTGTGCTCGACCCAGCTAAAACTCGCGAATATTTGGGCAAACGTCGTTACTTCTCGGAGATTCACGAGCGTACCGATCGACCTGGGATTGTTACAGGCTTGGTTTGGACTCCAGTTGGCGGCGATATCATCTTCATCGAAGCGACCAAAATGAGCGGACGCGGCAACTTTGCCTTGAGTGGTCAGCTTGGCGATGTGATGAAAGAATCGGCACGGGCAGCGCTGAGTTGGGTGCGGGCTGAAGGCGAAGCCTATGGCATCGATCCGAATTTTGCCCAGCATTACGATTTGCATGTGCATGTTCCGGCTGGTGCTCAGCCCAAAGATGGCCCATCGGCGGGGATTGCCATGGCGACTGCCTTGGTTTCGCTCTTGACTGGTCGGGTATTACGCGACGATGTGGCGATGACGGGCGAAATTACCTTGCGCGGTAAAGTCTTGCCAATTGGTGGGGTGCGCGAAAAAGTTTTGGCAGCCCATCGCGCTGGCATTCGCACGATTATTTTGCCGCAGCGCAATCTGGCCGATTTGGATGAGATTCCAGCGGATGTGTTGGCTGAGGTGCAATTCCATGGCGTGGAGCATGTAGGGCAAGTGATTGAACTAGCTTTGCGAGCTGAAGCAAGCGAAGCACCAGTCAGCGTGCCTGAATCAGCGGTGATGCCAAACTTATTCCAATCAGATGTTGAAGTGCTGGTGCATTAA
- a CDS encoding Hsp20/alpha crystallin family protein, translating into MAKFLVVRQLPRLHTQGSAFERDWQTPWPRSSNARALIWRPHADVHEYAEQFVIKVELAGMRDAAIEVTLHDSVLYVSGQREEHCPNHGVHIHELGINYGHFELEFAIRAPIDEAAISARYDDGMLLIALPKRHPAQTEPRRISIEQTNV; encoded by the coding sequence ATGGCTAAGTTTCTTGTGGTGCGCCAATTGCCGCGCCTCCACACCCAAGGCAGCGCCTTTGAACGCGATTGGCAAACTCCATGGCCGCGGAGCAGCAACGCCCGTGCCTTGATTTGGCGACCACATGCTGATGTCCATGAGTATGCCGAGCAATTTGTAATTAAGGTCGAGTTGGCAGGCATGCGCGATGCAGCAATCGAAGTGACCTTGCACGATAGTGTCTTGTATGTTAGTGGCCAGCGTGAAGAGCATTGCCCCAACCATGGCGTGCATATTCACGAATTGGGAATTAACTATGGTCATTTTGAGCTAGAGTTTGCCATCCGTGCGCCAATTGACGAAGCAGCGATTAGCGCTCGTTATGATGATGGAATGTTGCTGATCGCGCTGCCCAAGCGTCATCCAGCCCAAACCGAACCACGGCGGATCTCGATTGAACAAACCAACGTCTAA
- a CDS encoding GNAT family N-acetyltransferase gives MTWQVDFTPSDHTLHELLRQNRLESAYALGDLQPPFRERSQFSLAQNGSNWAILLWYRASTFTALLPFGDAQGIKTILESKSEWPKACIVANMDDQYRQVLGQRYRFSNEQPMIRIAIEAGQLHDQPNGTQIEQLEDQHLGELSAFYTMNDVPTFSPDQLHNGLYYCVRRHGALVAVGGTHLINQRDQLATIGNVYTDPALRGNGYVRTIIAKLTQSLFDQGCTSLIHDVKSNDFATRQIYEPLGYRQVGSFWEGTARLR, from the coding sequence ATGACTTGGCAGGTTGATTTCACACCTTCAGACCACACCTTGCACGAATTACTGCGCCAAAATCGCCTTGAATCAGCCTATGCATTGGGAGATTTACAACCACCCTTCCGCGAACGCTCACAATTCAGTTTGGCCCAAAATGGCTCAAACTGGGCGATTTTGCTCTGGTATCGTGCTAGCACCTTTACTGCATTGTTGCCTTTTGGTGATGCTCAAGGCATAAAAACGATCTTAGAATCCAAAAGCGAGTGGCCCAAAGCCTGCATTGTGGCGAATATGGACGATCAGTATCGTCAAGTGTTAGGCCAACGTTATCGCTTTAGCAACGAACAACCAATGATTCGGATTGCGATTGAAGCTGGTCAACTTCACGATCAGCCCAATGGCACGCAAATCGAGCAGCTTGAAGATCAACATTTGGGCGAGCTTTCGGCTTTTTATACCATGAATGATGTACCCACATTTAGCCCTGATCAGTTGCATAACGGCTTATACTATTGCGTGCGACGGCATGGGGCGCTCGTTGCGGTTGGCGGAACCCATCTGATCAATCAGCGGGATCAGCTGGCGACGATTGGCAATGTCTATACCGATCCAGCCTTGCGCGGCAATGGCTATGTGCGCACGATCATCGCCAAACTAACCCAAAGTTTGTTTGATCAAGGCTGTACTAGCCTGATTCACGATGTCAAAAGCAACGATTTTGCCACCCGCCAAATCTATGAGCCGCTTGGCTATCGTCAAGTTGGCAGTTTTTGGGAAGGAACCGCACGGTTACGATGA
- a CDS encoding TIGR02452 family protein: protein MKREERKIIAQRTLDALAEGGYVNSAGQAADIRAAQHAAEQASTIIWPDTALAAARNANQQPSISVYAATTLAAAQSHAQTGQRVAILNFASAKNPGGGFLGGSQAQEESIARSSGLYPCLTRCSEFYRFHKQQNNLLYSDALIWSPQVPVLCDDAGNWLEQPYLVDVVTMAAVNAGAIRQNHTGQSSEVEPAMRQRMQRLLAFCASQPIERLILGAWGCGVFGNDPAMIAKLFKAVIGQQTWPFTQIDFAIYDPSPRRATVALFADILQA from the coding sequence ATGAAACGCGAAGAACGTAAAATTATTGCCCAACGCACCCTCGATGCGCTAGCCGAGGGTGGTTATGTTAACTCGGCAGGTCAAGCGGCTGATATTCGGGCTGCCCAACATGCCGCCGAACAAGCCAGCACGATCATCTGGCCTGATACAGCCTTGGCGGCGGCCCGCAACGCCAACCAACAACCAAGCATTAGCGTGTATGCTGCCACAACTTTAGCAGCAGCCCAAAGCCATGCCCAAACTGGTCAACGGGTGGCAATCTTAAATTTTGCTTCGGCCAAAAATCCAGGTGGTGGTTTTTTAGGTGGTAGCCAAGCCCAAGAGGAAAGCATCGCCCGTTCGTCGGGCTTGTATCCATGTTTAACTCGTTGTAGTGAGTTTTACCGCTTTCACAAGCAGCAAAATAATCTACTGTATTCCGACGCGCTGATTTGGTCGCCCCAAGTGCCAGTGCTCTGCGACGATGCAGGCAATTGGCTTGAGCAACCATATTTGGTCGATGTGGTGACGATGGCGGCGGTCAATGCGGGGGCGATTCGCCAAAACCATACCGGCCAAAGTAGCGAGGTTGAGCCAGCCATGCGCCAACGCATGCAACGGTTACTAGCATTTTGCGCCAGCCAACCAATCGAACGCCTCATTTTGGGGGCTTGGGGCTGCGGGGTCTTTGGCAATGATCCAGCAATGATTGCCAAGTTGTTCAAAGCGGTTATCGGGCAACAAACCTGGCCGTTTACCCAAATTGATTTTGCAATTTACGACCCAAGCCCGCGCCGTGCCACCGTCGCACTATTTGCCGATATTTTACAAGCCTAA
- a CDS encoding class I SAM-dependent methyltransferase, whose protein sequence is MFDQFVPYYDADYGDFQDDLLFYREHARMAGGSILEVMCGTGRAAIPLAQAKLKVVGIDIAPAMIERAKAAGLAANVAEQLEFVVADATNFDLDRQFGMAFVAINSFMHLETTQAQIAALRCIHRHLKPNGLLLLDLFNPEPSQLSAVDGLMVLDKSFRASNGNLVQKFVYRSVDLAAQHQHVQFCYDEIQPDGQVRRCVLPFGMRWLYRYEAEHLLARCGFELQAVYGSYELDPYTSESERMLIVARGISQ, encoded by the coding sequence ATGTTTGATCAGTTTGTACCCTATTACGATGCCGATTATGGCGATTTTCAGGATGATCTGCTGTTTTACCGCGAGCATGCTCGGATGGCTGGTGGCAGCATTTTAGAAGTGATGTGCGGGACTGGGCGGGCGGCAATTCCGCTGGCGCAGGCTAAACTCAAGGTGGTGGGCATCGATATTGCTCCAGCCATGATCGAACGTGCTAAAGCTGCTGGATTAGCAGCAAACGTTGCGGAGCAGCTTGAATTTGTGGTTGCCGATGCAACCAATTTTGATCTTGATCGGCAGTTTGGTATGGCTTTTGTGGCGATCAATTCGTTTATGCATTTGGAAACCACCCAAGCCCAAATCGCTGCTTTGCGCTGTATCCATCGCCATCTCAAGCCCAATGGGTTGTTGTTGCTCGATTTATTTAATCCTGAGCCAAGCCAACTCAGTGCGGTTGATGGCTTGATGGTACTCGATAAAAGTTTTCGTGCGAGTAATGGCAATTTGGTGCAAAAATTTGTCTATCGCAGCGTTGATTTAGCGGCACAGCATCAACATGTCCAGTTCTGCTACGATGAAATCCAGCCCGATGGCCAAGTGCGACGCTGTGTGCTACCCTTTGGCATGCGCTGGCTTTATCGCTACGAGGCCGAACATCTGCTGGCCCGTTGCGGCTTTGAGTTGCAGGCAGTTTATGGCTCGTATGAGCTTGATCCATACACCAGCGAATCAGAACGAATGTTGATTGTGGCACGAGGAATTTCCCAATGA
- a CDS encoding sortase, which yields MLRRLRAYLVIVGLLVATVSIGSAETAAGQPRYFAETGHSLAYNFRLFWERNGGLPIFGYPITEVFVENGRPVQYFERARLEWHATIGWTLAGHLGRWAAEGSAKHPAFTPRSEAAYPGQIFFPESGHTLGGLFRQYWERNGGLQAFGYPLSEEFLERNQQDGQIYTVQYFERTRFEYHPELPAAYQVSLGHLGRQYLNATKAAPEWATRKVNDAAAAWQALRPTRISMPRIGLDSTIVEAGFSLGTWDVPTDAAAHYWPVAGFPTTAGNIVLAGHVGYHGIIFSQLPNAVVGDRLILTVDGVEHRYQVTDISTVTPDQTWVMEPTAEETVTLITCVPIGVYSHRLIVRAKPQP from the coding sequence ATGCTGCGACGACTACGAGCCTATTTGGTGATTGTTGGCCTGTTGGTAGCCACGGTAAGCATTGGCTCAGCCGAAACTGCGGCAGGCCAACCGCGCTACTTTGCCGAAACTGGCCATAGTTTGGCCTATAATTTTCGGTTGTTTTGGGAGCGCAATGGTGGCTTACCAATTTTTGGCTATCCAATTACCGAGGTGTTCGTTGAAAACGGTCGTCCAGTGCAATATTTTGAGCGAGCGCGGCTGGAATGGCATGCAACCATTGGCTGGACGCTAGCTGGCCATCTGGGGCGTTGGGCAGCCGAAGGTTCAGCCAAGCATCCCGCCTTTACGCCGCGCAGCGAAGCCGCCTATCCTGGTCAAATCTTCTTCCCTGAATCGGGGCATACCTTAGGCGGGCTGTTTCGCCAGTATTGGGAGCGCAACGGCGGCTTGCAGGCCTTTGGCTATCCGTTGTCAGAAGAATTTCTCGAGCGTAACCAACAAGATGGCCAAATTTATACGGTGCAATATTTTGAGCGCACGCGCTTTGAATATCACCCTGAATTGCCAGCGGCTTATCAAGTGTCGTTGGGGCATTTGGGTCGCCAATATTTAAATGCTACCAAGGCTGCGCCGGAATGGGCTACCCGCAAAGTGAATGATGCGGCGGCTGCTTGGCAAGCATTGCGACCAACTCGCATCAGCATGCCACGAATTGGGCTTGATAGTACGATTGTTGAAGCAGGTTTTTCGTTGGGAACATGGGATGTGCCGACCGATGCCGCCGCCCATTATTGGCCAGTGGCAGGCTTTCCAACGACGGCTGGGAATATAGTACTAGCAGGTCATGTCGGCTATCATGGTATTATCTTCAGTCAGTTACCGAATGCAGTCGTCGGCGATCGCTTGATCCTGACTGTTGACGGCGTAGAACACCGCTACCAAGTAACTGACATAAGTACTGTGACCCCCGACCAAACATGGGTAATGGAGCCAACCGCTGAAGAAACGGTTACGCTGATCACCTGTGTGCCGATCGGTGTGTATTCGCATCGCCTGATTGTGCGTGCGAAGCCCCAACCGTAG
- the mvaD gene encoding diphosphomevalonate decarboxylase, which yields MKQLSHAATAVACANIAFIKYWGQHDSQLTLPTNGSISMNLDGCLTETTVQCLPEAVEDSVWLALSGGEEVQAKGRQFERVIQQIERLRQLAGVTERVEVRSRNNFPSDAGIASSAAAFAALTRAAASAFRLELDEAELSRLTRLSGSGSACRSIPAGFVEWYNDGTHAGSYAAQIAPPEHWNLVDIVAVISTEAKHVASTSGHSVATTSPYFSVRLEGIEQRLADVRQGILERDIERLGPASEADAMSMHVIAMTAQPSTMYWLPGTLAVMQAVQRWRAQDNLQSYWTIDAGPNVHVICEAKDAPEVEARLCELDAVQWTIVNGAGPEARLVG from the coding sequence ATGAAACAGCTTTCGCATGCGGCAACGGCAGTGGCTTGTGCCAACATTGCGTTTATCAAGTATTGGGGCCAGCACGACTCACAATTGACGCTTCCAACCAATGGCTCGATCTCCATGAATCTTGATGGCTGTCTAACCGAGACAACCGTACAATGTTTGCCCGAAGCCGTGGAAGATAGCGTGTGGCTAGCCTTAAGCGGCGGCGAAGAAGTTCAGGCCAAAGGTCGTCAATTTGAGCGTGTCATCCAACAAATTGAGCGTTTGCGTCAATTGGCTGGGGTTACCGAGCGGGTTGAAGTGCGTTCGCGCAATAATTTTCCTTCTGATGCTGGCATCGCTTCGTCGGCGGCGGCGTTTGCGGCGTTGACTCGGGCTGCGGCTTCGGCCTTTCGTTTGGAGCTTGATGAAGCCGAACTATCGCGCTTGACCCGGCTTTCTGGCTCAGGCTCGGCCTGCCGCTCGATTCCGGCTGGTTTTGTTGAATGGTACAACGATGGCACGCATGCTGGCTCGTATGCTGCCCAAATTGCTCCACCTGAGCACTGGAATTTGGTCGATATTGTGGCAGTGATTAGCACTGAGGCCAAGCATGTGGCTTCGACGAGCGGCCATAGTGTTGCCACGACCAGCCCTTATTTTTCGGTGCGCTTGGAAGGCATTGAGCAACGTTTGGCCGATGTGCGCCAAGGTATTCTCGAACGTGATATTGAGCGCTTGGGGCCAGCCTCGGAAGCCGATGCCATGTCGATGCATGTGATCGCTATGACTGCCCAACCGTCAACGATGTATTGGTTGCCTGGTACCTTAGCGGTGATGCAAGCGGTGCAACGTTGGCGTGCTCAAGACAATCTGCAAAGCTATTGGACGATTGATGCTGGCCCAAATGTGCATGTGATTTGCGAAGCCAAAGATGCGCCTGAAGTTGAGGCACGGCTCTGCGAGTTGGATGCAGTCCAGTGGACGATCGTTAATGGTGCTGGCCCCGAAGCGCGTTTAGTAGGATAA